A single region of the Lotus japonicus ecotype B-129 chromosome 4, LjGifu_v1.2 genome encodes:
- the LOC130713673 gene encoding GDSL esterase/lipase At4g10955-like: MADEFPRESFDRSGPLHLTYVLWDNAYHRMSVAASLVQGVYILERDRQDKREGPDALAPPWWTFFHFQLLRPLVDDVDSSIFGAIYEFKPQSSEYNDTLYRSPRYVIAFRGTLTKSHSVSRDIELDIHFIRQGLHQTSRSDIAVQAVRNMVATVGDSNVWLAGHSLGSAMAMLTGKSMAKNGMFIESFLFNPPFVSAPIERIKDERLKHGIRFAGSVITAGLTIAMKAKQQQDIPPLDPFAALAAWVPCLFVNPSDHICSEYVGYFEHRKRMEDMGAGVIERLATQNSLGGLLMSAFGKESEALHLIPSASLTVNIAPAEDFKEAHGIHQWWQPDLRLEHKLFNYK, encoded by the exons ATGGCCGACGAGTTTCCCAGGGAAAGTTTTGATCGCTCAGGACCTTTGCATTTGACGTATGTCTTATG GGATAATGCGTATCATCGAATGTCAGTTGCTGCTAGTTTGGTCCAAGGTGTTTACATTCTAGAAAGGGACCGGCAAGACAAACGTGAAGGTCCTGATGCTCTTGCACCACCTTGGTGGACATTCTTCCACTTTCAGCTACTACGTCCACTTGTAGATGATGTTGATTCTTCCATCTTTGGTGCAATATATGAGTTCAAGCCTCAGTCATCTGAGTATAATGACACTTTATACAGAAGTCCACGTTATGTGATTGCCTTTCGAGGGACTCTAACCAAATCACACTCAGTTTCGCGTGATATTGAGTTGGATATCCACTTTATCCGTCAAGGGCTTCATCAAACTTCTCGCTCTGACATAGCCGTTCAAGCTGTTCGAAACATGGTTGCCACCGTAGGCGATTCAAATGTTTGGCTGGCCGGACACTCCCTAGGATCAGCAATGGCAATGCTTACTGGGAAAAGCATGGCCAAGAATGGCATGTTCATTGAATCTTTTCTTTTCAACCCGCCATTCGTATCGGCTCCGATCGAGAGAATTAAGGATGAGAGATTGAAACACGGGATTCGATTCGCAGGCAGCGTGATAACAGCTGGACTCACCATTGCTATGAAAGCCAAGCAGCAGCAGGATATACCGCCTCTTGATCCGTTTGCAGCTTTGGCAGCCTGGGTTCCATGTTTATTTGTGAATCCATCAGACCACATCTGCTCAGAGTATGTCGGATACTTCGAACACAGAAAAAGAATGGAAGACATGGGAGCAGGAGTGATTGAAAGGCTAGCAACTCAAAACTCGCTCGGTGGCCTACTGATGAGCGCGTTTGGGAAGGAATCAGAAGCGTTGCACCTCATTCCTTCAGCTTCTCTGACTGTTAACATTGCTCCTGCAGAAGATTTCAAAGAAGCCCATGGGATTCACCAGTGGTGGCAACCTGACTTGCGCCTTGAACACAAGCTCTTCAATTATAAATAG
- the LOC130715655 gene encoding uncharacterized protein LOC130715655, translating to MADVHPTTIPVTSRPKRPRPPSGRTNLASCVVATIFLIFIVIVILIVYYTVFKPQDPKIAVSGVQFPSFSVANGTVNFTFSQYASVKNPNRAAFSHYDSSLQLLYSGNQVGFMFIPAGEIDAGRTQYMAATFNVQSFPLSAPAGLGPTLANGDGAGFGIGLRVQPTMEIESRLEMAGRVRVLHFFTHRVVARAGCRVAIAVTDGSVLGFHC from the coding sequence ATGGCGGATGTACACCCCACCACCATACCAGTAACCAGCCGGCCAAAGCGGCCACGGCCACCGTCAGGTCGCACCAACCTCGCCTCATGTGTCGTGGCCACCATCTTCTTGATCTTCATCGTCATCGTCATCCTCATAGTCTACTACACCGTCTTCAAGCCACAAGACCCCAAGATCGCCGTCAGCGGCGTCCAGTTCCCCTCATTCTCCGTCGCAAACGGCACCGTCAACTTCACCTTCTCCCAGTACGCCTCCGTCAAGAACCCTAACCGCGCCGCCTTCTCCCACTACGACAGCTCCCTTCAGCTCCTCTACTCCGGCAACCAGGTCGGCTTCATGTTCATCCCCGCCGGCGAGATCGACGCCGGCCGGACACAATACATGGCCGCCACCTTCAACGTCCAGTCGTTCCCCCTTTCAGCCCCGGCGGGTCTGGGTCCCACGCTGGCCAACGGCGACGGCGCCGGGTTCGGCATCGGGTTGAGGGTTCAGCCCACGATGGAGATCGAGTCGAGGTTGGAGATGGCGGGGCGCGTGAGGGTTTTGCATTTCTTCACCCACCGCGTGGTGGCCAGAGCTGGTTGCAGAGTCGCAATCGCCGTCACTGATGGATCTGTGTTAGGTTTTCACTGctaa
- the LOC130711400 gene encoding dynamin-related protein 5A, whose product MENLISLVNKIQRACTALGDHGEEASALPTLWDSLPAIAVVGGQSSGKSSVLESVVGKDFLPRGSGIVTRRPLVLQLHKIEEGSREYGEFLHLPRKKFYDFVAVRKEIQDETDRETGRSKQISSVPIHLSIYSPNVVNLTLIDLPGLTKVAVEGQPDSIVHDIENMVRSFIEKPNCIILAISPANQDLATSDAIKISREVDPTGERTIGVLTKIDLMDKGTDAVDILEGRAYRLKFPWVGVVNRSQADINKNVDMIAARRRERDYFLTTPEYKHLAKRMGSEHLAKMLSKHLETVIKSKIPGIQSLINKTIAEIESELSRLGKPIAADAGGKLYAIMEICRSFDQIFKDHLDGVRPGGDKIYNVFDNQLPAALKRLQFDKQLSMENIRKLITEADGYQPHLIAPEQGYRRLIESTLITIRGPAEAAVDAVHSLLKDLVHKAVSETLDLKQYPGLRAEVGAAAIDSLEKMRDESKKATLQLVDMEYGYLTVDFFRKLPQDVDKGGNPTHSIFDRYNDSYLRRIGTTVLSYVNMVCATLRHTIPKSIVYCQVREAKRTLLDYFFTELGKMDMKRLSSLLNEDPAIMERRSGLAKRLELYRSAQAEIDAVAWSK is encoded by the exons ATGGAGAATCTCATATCCCTTGTGAACAAAATCCAGAGAGCTTGCACCGCCTTAGGTGATCACGGTGAAGAAGCTAGTGCTCTCCCTACTCTCTGGGATTCCCTTCCTGCTATCGCCGTCGTCGGTGGCCAG AGCTCTGGAAAGTCCTCGGTGTTGGAGAGCGTTGTTGGCAAAGATTTCTTACCTCGTGGATCAG GGATTGTTACCCGGCGACCGCTCGTCTTGCAGCTTCACAAGATTGAAGAGGGTAGCAGGGAATATGGGGAGTTCCTTCACCTCCCGAGGAAAAAATTCTATGATTTTG TTGCTGTAAGAAaggaaattcaagatgaaactGATAGAGAGACGGGACGAAGTAAACAAATTTCAAGTGTCCCAATTCATCTTAGCATATACTCTCCCAATG TTGTTAACTTGACGCTCATTGATCTTCCTGGACTTACGAAGGTAGCTGTAG AGGGTCAACCAGATAGTATTGTCCATGACATTGAGAATATGGTTCGTTCGTTCATTGAGAAG CCGAACTGTATAATTTTGGCCATTTCACCTGCTAATCAAGATCTTGCAACATCTGATGCAATTAAAATTTCCCGTGAAGTGGATCCTACTG GTGAACGGACCATTGGAGTTTTGACAAAGATTGATCTTATGGACAAGGGTACGGACGCTGTTGAT ATATTGGAAGGAAGAGCATACAGGTTAAAATTTCCCTGGGTTGGTGTTGTGAATAGATCACAAGCAGATATAAACAAGAATGTTGACATGATTGCTGCTAGGCGTAGAGAACGCGACTACTTTTTAACTACCCCTGAATATAAACACCTGGCTAAGAGAATGGGTTCTGAGCATCTGGCAAAAATGCTCTCAAAG CATCTGGAGACGGTAATCAAATCCAAAATTCCCGGCATTCAGTCTCTTATTAACAAAACTATTGCGGAAATTGAATCTGAACTTTCTCGTTTAGGGAAGCCAATTGCAGCGGATGCTGGG GGCAAGTTATATGCAATCATGGAAATATGCCGCTCGTTTGATCAAATATTTAAAGATCATCTTGATGGCGT GCGGCCTGGAGGTGATAAAATTTATAATGTCTTTGACAATCAGCTCCCTGCAGCTTTGAAAAGGTTGCAATTTGATAAACAGCTTTCAATGGAAAACATAAGGAAACTTATTACAGAAGCTGATGGGTATCAACCACATCTAATAGCTCCAGAACAAGGATACCGTCGACTCATTGAATCTACCCTGATCACTATCAGGGGCCCTGCTGAGGCAGCTGTTGATGCG GTTCATTCCCTACTAAAGGACTTGGTTCACAAAGCTGTTAGTGAGACTCTG GACTTGAAGCAATATCCTGGTCTGCGGGCTGAAGTTGGGGCTGCAGCTATTGACTCACTAGAAAAAATGAGGGACGAAAGCAAAAAAGCGACACTACAGCTGGTTGATATGGAGTATGGCTATCTGACAGTTGATTTCTTTCGGAAGCTTCCTCAAGATGTAGATAAGGGTGGCAATCCCACACATTCAATTTTTGATAGATATAATGATTCATATCTAAGGCGAATTG GAACCACAGTTTTGTCTTATGTCAATATGGTCTGTGCTACTCTGCGGCATACAATTCCAAAGTCAATCGTCTATTGTCAAGTGCGGGAGGCAAAACGAACTCTACTTGATTACTTTTTCACTGAGCTAGGCAAAATGGAT ATGAAGCGTTTGTCCTCATTACTGAATGAGGATCCTGCAATTATGGAACGACGTAGTGGCCTAGCAAAGAGACTGGAGTTATATCGAAGTGCACAAGCTGAAATAGATGCAGTTGCTTGGTCAAAGTAA
- the LOC130714925 gene encoding uncharacterized protein LOC130714925 has protein sequence MENNGSIISREKIDQMATWLGSTVSSAFFSSLERFSCVNVTTSDPDDEDDDDYSVSTTTNDNNPSVTTNDVANLPV, from the coding sequence ATGGAGAACAACGGCAGCATCATCTCGAGGGAGAAGATAGATCAGATGGCCACGTGGCTCGGCTCCACCGTCTCTTCTGCTTTCTTCTCCTCCTTGGAACGCTTCTCTTGCGTCAACGTCACCACCTCTGATCCCGACGATGAAGATGACGACGATTACTCcgtctccaccaccaccaacgaCAACAACCCCTCCGTCACCACAAACGACGTCGCCAATCTCCCCGTTTGA